The genomic interval GAGAAAACAAACTTTAGTTCAAAGGTAGTGAAGAAAAATTTGATCAAAAAAATCCCAAGCACCATCACAATTGAAATAAGCACGAGTTGTCTTACTGTATTGTTGAAAAAATTTCCAAAGGAAACAATCTTATAGTTAAAAACGAAATAAAAAAGAAACACCCCTTCAACAAAACTTCTCAATAGCCAACCCAAAGCTGCACCCTTAAGACCAAGCTCAAGGATCAAGAAAGAAACAAAAGGTATATACAAAAACAGTTCAGCAAGCGAAACCTTCGCGACAAGGTCCGGTCGCCCATAACTTTGTAAAAGTATTAAAGGAAAACCACAGATAGAACTAATAAAAAATCCAAAGGCAAGGAGTTGAAAAATCACACTGCTTTGTGTTTGGAATTCAGGACCAAGCCACACCTTTAAAATATCCGCAGAAAAGATAGCTATAATAAAAACGACAGGGAAAAGTATTAAAAAGGTATACTTTATAGATTTCGTGAAAGCATTTTCAAGTTTACTTTGATCCTCCAGCGCTTTAAACGCTGAAAACGCCGGGAACAAAGTCATTGTTAAACTTATCGGAACAATCCACATCCTTTGAACAATTTCAAATGGTGCAGTATAATACGCTAAAACAGCTGCTGAAAGAAAATAAGAGATCAAAAACCTATCAACATATGTCAAAATTGGTATGACTATATTACTTACTGTAAGCCAACCCCCGAAAGAAAGCAACTTTGAAAATGTTTTCAAATCAACCGAAAAGTTTTTCAACTCGGGGCACACTTTAAAATCAATAAACCCCAAAATTAAAATGACAAACAACCGAAACATGACTATCAAGAAAACTATCCCTGACAAACCAAAATTTAAAATGGCGCCAAAGATTGACAAAATTAGCACACCCAGTTTCGTTAAAGTGAGCACAAGATTTACAAGGTCAAACCTCTGATATGCTTCAAGGAGACCTTGAAAAGATGTTGATATAAGTATCAATGGCACGGCAAGTGAGATGAAATACAGAGATAATTTTGTCTCATTAATATAATGGGTGGAAACCTTGAGAAGTTTCACAACGATGAACGGAGAAACACTGTATAAAAACATCCCAATTAATAAGCCCATAACTACTTGGATTGAAGCTGAGGTCCAAAAAATTTTCGGTATTTCACGAAATTTTGACTGCGCAAGCAACTCGGATACAAACTTCGTCGTCGTCCTACCAAGCCCAAGGTCAAGCATTGAAGAATACCACATCAGCATCCAAAGAATTGAAA from Candidatus Thermokryptus mobilis carries:
- a CDS encoding flippase, with amino-acid sequence MSDKSVNQTISISSHTIVKNSLFNLAGQIIPIIAVIIALPVLISYLGVERFGLLSILWMLMWYSSMLDLGLGRTTTKFVSELLAQSKFREIPKIFWTSASIQVVMGLLIGMFLYSVSPFIVVKLLKVSTHYINETKLSLYFISLAVPLILISTSFQGLLEAYQRFDLVNLVLTLTKLGVLILSIFGAILNFGLSGIVFLIVMFRLFVILILGFIDFKVCPELKNFSVDLKTFSKLLSFGGWLTVSNIVIPILTYVDRFLISYFLSAAVLAYYTAPFEIVQRMWIVPISLTMTLFPAFSAFKALEDQSKLENAFTKSIKYTFLILFPVVFIIAIFSADILKVWLGPEFQTQSSVIFQLLAFGFFISSICGFPLILLQSYGRPDLVAKVSLAELFLYIPFVSFLILELGLKGAALGWLLRSFVEGVFLFYFVFNYKIVSFGNFFNNTVRQLVLISIVMVLGIFLIKFFFTTFELKFVFSLTLLLIFALYVWFFVIDENERVSIRSFAKIKATFK